The genomic stretch TCGCCGAGCACGAACCCGTCGCGGTCGAGGTCGAAGGGGCGGCAGGCCTCGGCGGGGTCGTCCCCTTCATAGGGGGTGGTGGCCTTGATGGCGTCGAAGGAGGCCGCGGTGATGGCGCACACGGGCGCCTCGGCGGCGCCGGCCAGCATCACGTCCGCCGACCCCTCCGCGATGATCCCGGCGGCGTGCCCGAGGGCGTCCAGGCCGGAGGTGCAGCCGGTGGAGACCAGGGCGACCGGTCCCTGCGCGGCGACGGTCCAGGCGACCTCGCGGGCGAGCGCGCTCGGCACCATGTAGTCGTACAACTGCGGTACGGCATAGGTGGTGTCGGTGCGCCAGTCGCGGCCCTCGTCGCTGAGCAGCGGGTAGGCCTGGTCCAGGCTGGTGGCGGCGCCGACGGCGCTGCCGATGCTGACGCCGGTGCGCAGCGGGTCCAGGCCGCCGAGGGCGAGTCCGCTGTCCGCGACCGCCTCCCAGGCGCTGACCACGGCGAACTGCGCCGAGCGGTCCATGCGGTGGATCTCCCGCACCCCGAGTCCGGCGGCCGCGGGGTCGAAGTCGACCTCGGCGGCGACGCGGGAGCGGTAGGTCGAGGCGTCGAAGAACGTGGTGTACCGGGTCGCGGCCCGGCCGCCGGTGAGCAGCGCCCAGTAGTCCTTGGTGCCGATGCCACCGGGGGCGACCACACCCAGCCCTGTGATCACTGCGCGTCGGGTCATGCGGCGATGGTCAGGGCGCACGCTCAAGGTG from Streptomyces davaonensis JCM 4913 encodes the following:
- a CDS encoding beta-ketoacyl-[acyl-carrier-protein] synthase family protein, coding for MTRRAVITGLGVVAPGGIGTKDYWALLTGGRAATRYTTFFDASTYRSRVAAEVDFDPAAAGLGVREIHRMDRSAQFAVVSAWEAVADSGLALGGLDPLRTGVSIGSAVGAATSLDQAYPLLSDEGRDWRTDTTYAVPQLYDYMVPSALAREVAWTVAAQGPVALVSTGCTSGLDALGHAAGIIAEGSADVMLAGAAEAPVCAITAASFDAIKATTPYEGDDPAEACRPFDLDRDGFVLGEGGAILVVEEKEHARRRGAHVYAEIAGFATRGNAFHMTGLRPDGTELAAAVGAALDEARLPADAVDYVNAHGSGTRQNDVHETNALKLSLGSHAYDVPVSSIKSMIGHSLGAIGSLEAAACALALENGAVPPTANLHTPDPECDLDYVPLTARAQPLNTVLSVGSGFGGLQSALVLRKPE